The Candidatus Neomarinimicrobiota bacterium genomic sequence TGGTTTCTCCTCATAAGAGAATGGTGTTCGCTTGTCCGCTTGAAGGGAGGCTCAGCCGATGAATTCTTCGTAGGCTTCCGCGTCCATCAGGTCTTCCGCTTCGGAAGGATCGGACATTTTAATTTTAACCAGCCAGCTTTCATAGGGCTCTTTGTTCACATTTTCCGGAGAATCATTCAGGTCTTCATTCACGGCAATGACTTCACCGGAGACAGGTGCCAGCATATCGGAGACGGTTTTAACTGCTTCGATGGTACCGAAAGCATCACCCTTGCTGACCTCATCACCGACAGAGGGAAGTTCCAGGTAAACCACATCACCCAGTTCGCTCTGGGCGAAGTCCGTAATTCCGACAACCGCTTCGTCACCTTCCACGCGGACCCATTCGTGATCGTCGGAATACTTTAAGTTTTTGGGGAAATTCATGGTGTGCTCCTATTCTTTATTAGGGTTAAAATGAAAATGTTCTAAGAAATCCGTATCAAAGGTTCCGTTTACAAAATCGGGGTGGTAAAGAACCTGTCTGTGAAAGGGGATAGTGGTTTTAATCCCTTCGATAACCGTTTCTTCCAGGACCCGGACCATGCGGTGGATTGCCGATTCACGGCTGGAACCCTGGACGATGATTTTTGCCAGGAGAGAATCGTAATTCACGGGGATGGTATATCCGCTGTAGAGGTGAGTATCCACCCGGACACCCGATCCTCCAGGGATGTGAAGCGCTTCGATGGTTCCCGGAGAGGGTTTAAACCCATTCGCCGGATCTTCCGCGTTAACGCGGCATTCCAGGGCGTGTCCCCGGATTTTGTAATCTTTCAGCCGTTCCGGCAAAATATACCCGTCGGCGATCTGGATTTGCTTCTTTACCAGATCCATTCCCATCACCATTTCCGTAATGGCGTGTTCCACCTGGATACGGGTATTCATCTCCATGAAGTAAAAATTTTTCTTGTCATCCAGGAGGAATTCAATAGTCCCTGCGCCGGTATAATTGACTGCTTTAGCTGCCCGGACAGCGGTTTCCTGCATCCGGCGGCGCAATTCCGGATCCACGGCCGTGGAGGGAGATTCCTCGATGAGTTTCTGATGCCGGCGCTGGATGGAGCATTCCCGTTCTCCCAGGGCGTATACATTGCCATGCATATCTCCCAGAATCTGGATTTCGATGTGCCGGGGTTTTCGGATAAACCGTTCGATGTACAGGTCCCCATTGCCGAATGAACTTTCCGCTTCATTCCGGGCCGTATTAAAGGCGT encodes the following:
- the gcvH gene encoding glycine cleavage system protein GcvH, producing MNFPKNLKYSDDHEWVRVEGDEAVVGITDFAQSELGDVVYLELPSVGDEVSKGDAFGTIEAVKTVSDMLAPVSGEVIAVNEDLNDSPENVNKEPYESWLVKIKMSDPSEAEDLMDAEAYEEFIG
- the accC gene encoding acetyl-CoA carboxylase biotin carboxylase subunit, with protein sequence MALKKILIANRGEIALRIIRACHELDIPTVAVYSKADRLSLHVRFSDEAICIGEANPRESYLNVTRIMAAAELTNADAIHPGYGFLAENAAFAELCGDHHLAFIGPTPAVIREMGDKSRAREIMKKAGVPIIPGSDGVVKDPETAEKIAGELGYPVILKAVAGGGGKGMRIVHEPKNIQNAFNTARNEAESSFGNGDLYIERFIRKPRHIEIQILGDMHGNVYALGERECSIQRRHQKLIEESPSTAVDPELRRRMQETAVRAAKAVNYTGAGTIEFLLDDKKNFYFMEMNTRIQVEHAITEMVMGMDLVKKQIQIADGYILPERLKDYKIRGHALECRVNAEDPANGFKPSPGTIEALHIPGGSGVRVDTHLYSGYTIPVNYDSLLAKIIVQGSSRESAIHRMVRVLEETVIEGIKTTIPFHRQVLYHPDFVNGTFDTDFLEHFHFNPNKE